CCGTGGACTTATTCAATCCAAACCCTATAATAAAAACATGAAAGAGTACAATAGGAGAAAAAGTGAGTGCGGAAATCACAACCCTATAAAGATAcataaagagagaaaaaggctAAAACACATCATAAACACAAAAGCGTATGTGTTATATAGAGCTGGAATAAGGATATTCCTGCAAAAGTACTGCAGAAGAAAACCAGTAGCCATGGGAGGGCATAGAAGCTTGAAGGAGACAATCAGAATCTTTTTATGAACAACTCAGATCCTGCCGGTGGTTTTTCACAGCTTTCTTGAACTGTTTTTGTATCTGCATGAAAAATTTCTGCCAGTTTAATTCTTCTGGAAACTGCACAGTTCAAGAAAGCCGTGGAAAATTACAGGGAGGATCATCTGTATGTGCACTGATTATTTTAAAAGGGGAAAGAAACTGATGAGGCATGTAGGAGATTTGATGAATTGGGAGGTTATTTATAGAACAAGATGGTCAGCATCTTCTGATGATCAACCAATCAAATTTCAGCACATCAGCACCAGCACACAATTTGGACCCACCACTTGGCATTGCCATTTTACCCATTGCTTAAATCAAAAGCAGGGGTTAGGGTGAAAGCGCTTTTGGATGAAGTTTTTGAGATCAGTTTTGCAGGCTGAGTTTTCAATACCAGATCTCTCTCCATAACTCTATTTCTATGTGCCATCAGCTAGAAAAGGATGCACGAAAGTGGCATACCTAAAACTTTAGCAATGCAATATCCATTTTTTCCTCATTTCATGCAAAATTTCCACAAAAGGTGGATTTCGCTTTTGGTTGATCAATTTGGTAACAAACTCATTATTCACACCGATTAGTTCATAAATTCATGAAGATATGGATAGGTGCATGGTTTGATCATGCATTCCACATgaatcacgatacatcttaAGAGTTCTTTCGAGAATGCTTCCCATGGATCTCGTCATGTAGCATATTACTGGTTTGTCTAAAACCTGAAAGTTTAAAACAAATTAAGGTAAACAAGAACTACAACCGGGGCCGATTGTGGCAATTTCACCCAGTATACATGAGATACCATGAGGctatttgaatgtgatttaggaGTGCCAAAAATCATCATCGACAAAATTATGCTAGATAATATAAACATGTTATTCATGCATTTATGTACTAAAAAGGAATAATTATCATAAAGAATAATCATTTTAAACATGATTAATCATATATATGATTTGTGGCTGTGGAGTGTGATTAACATTGtgaatgtttttcttttttaacagGCTCAAGGGAGTAATTTAAAAtcctgaaaagaaaattttacaaaaaagaAATCCGAGAAGAAAAGCTTCTGAGGAAAGATATATGTGTTGAGTCATTTGTAGccaaattagattttttttttttttatattggtTACAAATAGTATTGGAATCAATCTTGATGTCCAATTATTTTGTTGAGATCTGGGAAAGATATTGTGTTGAGATTTCTTTCTAATCAAATTTTCAGTACCTCACATATTGTGTTCTTCTCTTTGCATTCTAATTCGACCcgtaatttataataattttttatttataagaaaACAGTAACTATAAAGAGAAGCCTATGGGGCAAACAAGGGCAGAGTCATGAAGGGACCATAATGGTTCGGGCCTTAtcctgacattttttttttcacgccAATTATTTTGTTGAGATCTGGGAAAGATATTGTGTTGAGCTTTCTTTCTAATCAAATTTTCAGTACCTCACATATTGTGTTCTTCTCTTTGCATTCTAATTCGACCCGTAATTTATAATagttatttttttcttataagAAAACAGTAACTATAAAGAGAAGCCTATAGGGCAAACAGGGGCAGAATCATGAAGGGATTAGAATGGTTCGGGCCTTAtcctgacattttttttttcacgagaAAAAACTAGAGTTATCCTTCtgatttccaaattttttttcaggGTATCAGGCACCAactagagggagagagagagagtaggcgAGAGAGCTGATTCTCCCggagtttaattttttttcacatggtgcTAGTGGTCGTTGACAAGCTTGAATTTTGCTTCAATCCATGTGCAATTTTCATTCTCGTTAGCCTTTCTATTAGGTTGTTTTCCTTGTCAATTAACACGGCTCCCAACTGATCGAAACGTACCAATGAAATGGAGTGGAACTGAAAAATCACCACCATCGTCACCTAGCAAAGAAACATCAAAATAAGACCAAAAATCTAGAGTATCAAAGTAGTGGCTAAAATAGATAGATGTCTACCCCAATGTCCAGAACAAGCCtccaattaaaaactaaaacgtGCAATCAAAGGCCATTAAATCACAAAATTGATGCaatgaattaaatttaaatttgcaaGAACAATTGACAGAGGGAAAGAACCATAGAGATggggggagggagagagggagggagagagagagagagagagagagagcacgacTGTGAGAGAGACAagcagagagaagaagaaggatcaATAGTTGGATTTCAGATGATGGATGAGACGATGGCTGAGAGATGGATTCGCAAGCTTGTGAGCGGGATTCGCGATCGTGTTGTAGAGCTGCCATTATTGGCAGCGTTGCAGTGTATTCTGTACAGTTGTGAGAGGCCACTCCTAACTTGAAATCTTAGCTCCCAACTAAATTTGGAAAATGGATGCCCATAAAAAGTTAGAAACTAAGACATTGACAATAAAAGTAGCTTCCCGATGTAAGTAATGCTCTAAAATCAACAATAAAAGTAGCTTCCCAATGTAAGTAATGCTCAGCTACTGAACTAATTAATCTAAACCGTAAAAAATATAAACTaattagtttataaaataacaTGCCATGAGATTTAAATCATGAGCTAAATACATTAATTCATAGCACCAAATTACATCAACAACAACTTTTCATAATTATTCATACAGGCAAACATGCTTGCCTGCAAATAGGAACAACCATGGCAAAAGAAAGAGTATAAAAAACCAACATTAGCAACATTATCATCACACATGAACAATATTGTACTCCACACATCAAAGAGCTTGTGATTAgctcccaaatctcattcacaTTTGAAGCCAGGAGGGACTGTTTTCTGGCAGGCACTAACAAGCAAGCTCAAAGCTACTGGCACTTCCATGTTGAGCCCTAGCGCATTGGCCTTGATCACAGTGCAGAGGCAAATAGCAGCCTCCAAATCGGACAACCCTTCAAGCAACGCACAGCAACCACTTGTAGGCGGGCTTCCGATTTGGAGGTTGACAAGTCCTAGAAGGTCCACACAAGCCCCTAGCTTCAGTGTGTCTTTAGGACAGGTTTCAGCCATAGGCGCGGGCGCTAGAGCAGGCTTGCATGTGCCGCAAGCAATGGAGAATGTGGATGAGTAGAAAAGGATTGAGAAGATGAGGAGGGTTGCTGAGAGCTGCTTGGTAGAAGGCATGGTTGGAGtggtttttttagggttatgGGAACTTGGGGTGCCTCATTGAAGGGGAGGGATTGCACTCTATTTAAAGGCAGATTGCAAGGTTGCTGTTTGAGAAACTGATTGAGTGGAAGAGAGTGAAAATGGATGAGTGGAAGAGAAGTGAAAATGGATGATAATATACAGCGGAGATATTTTGTATGTTTGTGGGGGGTGGAGGGCTGAGAAGTCAAATAATTTGTTTCTTCGTTAATCCACTAGTATCGTCTCTGAGATGATTGATTTGCATGAAATGAAAATGCCAAGGCCGATAACTGATTTCTTGTGCCTATTTTCACCGCAATCACTTTTAACACGACAATTTTTCATGGCAATGACATTACATGAATCAGTGATGCATGTTACATGTACAATGCTTTTCTGGTAACAAATCATATGACCTCTGCAAAATCTTCCCCGGAAAAGGTCTATTTTAAAGGTTTGAAGCTCAACAAAGTACTCTAACTCCATAAGCTCCATTCTGGCAATTTCAACGTGCTTATGTGTTAGTGTAAAAAACCCAATACGAACAATGTACATTGACTGACGTTGGAACGAGCGTGACCGCTTAGCCCAACACGTGAATAGCTCATCCTGATAATATGTCAGAATTAGAGCATTCAACCAAAAAGCAATTGGCAACGAAAACAAGACCGAACCCTAAACGAAAAAAAAGCAATACAATCGCACTAGTATGGATCTCAAGGCCTGACACAGATCCTCGAACAAGAGACTACGAACAAAAGCTTTCGGGTTATGAAACAAGTATAAGCAAGAACTATTTTGGGGTGCTGCAGAAAAATTACTCCAAGTTATGGTATTTGAAAGCCACTGGAGTGGGatacatcatcatcatcaatgaAATGGGTTCCAGCTTGTGGGGTGATAAAGATATGGGAAAGGACTTTTGGAATTTGGCGTTTGATTTCCTTGTATTTTGTTTGGGATCGGGATATTCTTATGCCAATAATTGACAGTAATGTGGTCTTGCTGCGATTTGGATCGTTCGGTTCACATGGGATTGGAAAAAATTGTCGGGGGCTGGGGACTACTGCTTTGAGTTTTATTCCCAACAAATAGGTAAATTTAACGTCACTTTTTGCAGCGCGGCAAGTAATCCCAGCAAATGCGGTAAAAGTTGAAATGCGTTTGGGGATTGTGGTGGGTGTTGTATGTAATTTGCATGAATTTAGCAAGGATTAGTATTTTTATTATCCCAATCCAATGTTTGTGAGGTAAGCCTGCCCAACCTCTGTACCTTCTGGGCCAAGTGATGtttgttttgggttaaaaataaAGTAGAACCGCGGAAGTCTTTATtagggaggaggaagaaatgcATATTGAAAGGTATATAACATGAAAAGAAAGATTCCTTGACAATTGCTCAGGTCAGTTGTTCATATCCGCACCCCTTTCGCATCAAGCTCAAAGGCAACATCACAACACAAGACCATGCAtcatatgtcattatataatACGTGACCAAAATTGAAATCCTATTATACATATGTGCCTATTTACAGAACTTCGTGTTTATGACCGaatcgttcatattataaatcactttgTGAatatcatctttgcaaaaaagcaattaaaactaagatcgtTTAGCAAACCAATTATAACAAATAGATAGATGATTCGTAATTCTTTTGCCGAATCCGTTCATATGTTCTTATACAGTTCGATGACTATACAatcttaattttaattgattttttgtagaGATAATCTTTAtatagtgatttataatatgaacgattTCGATCATAAacatgaaattttgaaaaaaaaaatcacgacGTTTTTAAAGAGGAGTTCCTTCTCAATCATTGAAGAGCCAAgtctttaaaaacaaaaaaaatcaaacggAAAATACCAAATCAAATTCCGGCTCATGCGCAAGTGACCTTTTATCACAGTGGTGGAAATGTGTTGAGCCCTTGCACGACAGCGTGGATTCGAATTCCGtcggtgactaatctaacaaaatctaccgtttaacaacaaaaaaaaaatccggtTCATGCCTTTTAGATCCGGTCCAAACTGAATCGGACCGACTAGAGTATCTTATATTGTTCTCTTCCCAAATATTGAACAAGCCCACTACCTTCTGCTTTTTAAAGCCCACGCGATGTGCAAACCCTTTTTCTACTTGTTACCCAAAAGCCCATGTGGCATCAAatcagaaagaaaggaaaaagccCTTCTCTTACGTCTTCCTcatcgctctctctctctctctctctgcgaaAGCTCTCTGTGGGTAGAACCTACCAACGATCTCGCGGTTCTCCGCCTTGACCTTCTCACTTTAGGCTCCCCCTCCGTGTCAGTACAACCTCTTCCGGCGGCCCAAAACCTACAAACCGCTCCTTTACGTGCTCTGTCGACTGCGGCTCTTCTACTCTCCAGGTATTTAAACTTTCCAGATTCCATAACATCCAATTTCACGCATTTAAAAATAagaatttgttattatcttTCCTAATTTATTAAGAATTTATCATGCAAGAATTGGAGAAATAGTCCTAAACTAAGACCGAATTGGAGCTTTGGTCCTTAAATTAAAAATCCGCGACACTTGTTATCTGAATTCGATTTAATGTGGAGCATCGGTCCTTTTAGCCAATTCCGTTAGTGTTCGCGTCGAAATTGCGGACGTGATATGTTAGATGATAGCAATACAACCTCACATTAGTTCATATTTTTGGCTCTGGTAAATGTAAATCAGTTATCTGGCAATGGACGCCAAGGCTTTAGCAAAATCAAAGAGGGCACACTCCGAGCACCATAGTAAAAAGTATCATCCAAATCCGAAAGCAAAATCCGCAGCCGTTGGGGGCGGCAAGGGAAATGAGGCTGGAACCGCCAAGAATCCGTTGGGAAAGCAAGTTCAAGAGAAAACTCACCCTACTAAGGGTGCGTCTGCCCTCCCATCAAATTGGGATCGTTACGAGGAAGAGTTAGATTTAGGTTCAGAAGATCCAGTTCCAGCAGCTGATGGTTCGAATCGAGCCCCTGATGTAGTTATTCCGAAGAGTAAGGGTGCAGACTTTTGTCATCTGATAGATGAGGCGCGGTCTCAGTCTCAGTCATTCGCGTATTCAGATACATTTCCTGGTTTGGAGAATGATCTGCTCGGGGAATGGAATAAGGGGATAGAAACTATGCTTTCGGTCAGGGGGGAGAGCGTTCTATCACGGATTGGAGATGATAATTTTGTTGTGGAGGATAAGAATACTGCTGCACCTCATGAGGTGTCATTTCTCTCCTTGAATTTGCATTCTCTTGCAGAACAATTGGAAAAGATAGACTTACCGCAGAGGCTTTTCATTGAAGCGGATCTATTGCCACCGGAGCTGTATGCGGAGCAAGCAACATGTGGTGAGGAAGCAGCCCGAAGATTGCCTGAAGAATCACCCTGCAGTGATTTTTCGGAGGAGGTCCAGGTTCCTGACCATGATATTGAGATTAGGATATCTGATTCTCCTACTGATCCTATACTTGGCAAATCGGAGTATGAACACAAATTACCAGAGTCAGAAACACAAATCAGCGTAAAATCATTTGAGCCATCAACTGCAGAGGCGGAACTGGAACTGGATCTGCTTCTTGATTCATTTGGTGAGACCAAGATAAATGATTCAACTGCTTTCGAGTCTCGTACTACTTTTTCTGTACAAGTAGACGCTTCCCTGATGCCGATTCAACCTCGAAGAAAAGTCCCGGATTCATCTGCTACCATTGATGATGAGCTTGATGAGTTGATAAATGAAACATCGATACTGATTAACCAAGGCGGTCTGTCTCAACCTCAAGAACAAAGGGCTGtccatgattctcaatcatcgTCTATTTCCGGAACAAAGTCTAAAGAAGTGGATGATTTTGATTCTTGGTTGGATACAATTTGATTTCTTTTCACCTAGAAATACACAGTATGTAACCTTATACATGGTTGTTCCAATCGTTTTACATTATCCTTTTGTTTCAAAACTCCTGTTTTGTtccaatttttcaatttataGGTATTGGTTCGGTTACCATACCATATGAACTTTCAAAATCTGGCTGGTTGAGCCTTCTTCTTACTACCATACCGTACGGTTACTACCCTTGCAGGCTTGCACCACAAGAAAGATGCTTTCCTTTTTCAGAAAAAACTATTCGTTTAACCTTTATTTAGCTGCGACATTAACATAGCAGACGTAACTTAGCCCAATTGACACGTCAGTACGCCTCCTCTTGCGCTCGAGTTTGAATCCCCTCCTTGTAGCTTAAAGAAGTTTAGACTTTCACTTGTATCATTAAAACGTACTTCTCCCCATGATTTCCCGAGTCAATACTTCTAGGGTAGTTTTTTCTTGTGTAAATGAAAAGAATGAGCTAAGAATGAAAAACGTAGACATATAAGAAACAACAGTTATTGCCACTTGGAAAGTCACGCTCACTTTGTGGCAGCTAGAAAGTCCAGCGTGACTTTGTGGCACTTGCAATAATTTGAAtcatttttgtattttgtatatttttgtgCTACGTATCCCGTCTCATTTTACGgtttattgagcaacaaatttacatttaatagaatatttaagccgaaaactaaaaaaaaataagtgaaaaaatatagtagtgaggcTCAGAACATAGTCAAATGGGACTCTACACTCAATAATCTCAAACGTAAAGTCTCACCTTaatttcaaaacttcacactGATCCGAAGGTGAAAACAAATAGATTGAACGGTGATTTATGTACTAATTTGCAGAACCGATTGA
Above is a window of Malus sylvestris chromosome 15, drMalSylv7.2, whole genome shotgun sequence DNA encoding:
- the LOC126604105 gene encoding 14 kDa proline-rich protein DC2.15-like, with protein sequence MPSTKQLSATLLIFSILFYSSTFSIACGTCKPALAPAPMAETCPKDTLKLGACVDLLGLVNLQIGSPPTSGCCALLEGLSDLEAAICLCTVIKANALGLNMEVPVALSLLVSACQKTVPPGFKCE
- the LOC126604102 gene encoding protein ECERIFERUM 16 produces the protein MDAKALAKSKRAHSEHHSKKYHPNPKAKSAAVGGGKGNEAGTAKNPLGKQVQEKTHPTKGASALPSNWDRYEEELDLGSEDPVPAADGSNRAPDVVIPKSKGADFCHLIDEARSQSQSFAYSDTFPGLENDLLGEWNKGIETMLSVRGESVLSRIGDDNFVVEDKNTAAPHEVSFLSLNLHSLAEQLEKIDLPQRLFIEADLLPPELYAEQATCGEEAARRLPEESPCSDFSEEVQVPDHDIEIRISDSPTDPILGKSEYEHKLPESETQISVKSFEPSTAEAELELDLLLDSFGETKINDSTAFESRTTFSVQVDASLMPIQPRRKVPDSSATIDDELDELINETSILINQGGLSQPQEQRAVHDSQSSSISGTKSKEVDDFDSWLDTI